One region of Roseovarius faecimaris genomic DNA includes:
- a CDS encoding ABC transporter substrate-binding protein, whose amino-acid sequence MKTIRQLGLATVASAALAIPAAAETELTMYYPIAVGGALTEVVDGIVADFEAANPDIKVNAIYSGNYDDTRVRALSALASGEPAQLAVMFSIDAYDLIEQDLIVAFDDIEGVDAGWLDSFYPALMANGKIEGKTWGIPFQRSTIVAYYNKDMFRTAGLDPESPPTTWDEMISMGKALTKDGTYGIMIPSTGYPYWMFQALAIQNGKEVMSNDGLTTYFDDPAVVETLEFWKSLSTEHGVMPEGTVEWGTLRQAFLEGQTAMMWHSTGNLTAVKNNASFDFGVAELPANVRKGSPTGGGNFYVFKDTTPEEKAAALKLIEFMTSPEQAATWSIKTGYMGVSAAAYETEALKSYTAEFPPALVARNQLENAVAEFSTFETARVREGLNNAIQAALTGSKSAADALAEAQAAAQRLLRDYQ is encoded by the coding sequence ATGAAAACCATCAGACAACTCGGACTGGCAACCGTGGCATCTGCCGCGCTGGCCATCCCCGCTGCGGCGGAAACGGAACTGACGATGTATTACCCCATTGCTGTCGGCGGCGCGCTGACCGAGGTGGTGGACGGCATCGTGGCTGATTTCGAGGCGGCCAACCCCGATATCAAGGTGAACGCCATCTATTCGGGCAACTATGACGACACGCGCGTGCGCGCCCTGTCGGCGCTGGCCTCGGGCGAGCCTGCACAACTTGCCGTGATGTTCTCGATCGATGCCTATGACCTGATCGAGCAGGACCTGATCGTCGCCTTCGATGACATCGAGGGGGTCGATGCGGGCTGGCTTGACAGCTTCTATCCGGCACTGATGGCGAACGGCAAAATCGAGGGCAAGACCTGGGGCATTCCGTTCCAGCGTTCGACCATCGTGGCCTATTACAACAAGGACATGTTCCGCACCGCGGGGCTGGACCCGGAAAGCCCGCCCACGACCTGGGACGAGATGATTTCGATGGGCAAAGCCCTGACCAAGGACGGCACCTATGGGATCATGATCCCGTCGACCGGCTATCCCTACTGGATGTTCCAGGCGCTGGCGATCCAGAACGGCAAGGAAGTGATGTCAAACGACGGTCTGACGACCTATTTTGACGACCCCGCCGTCGTGGAAACGCTGGAATTCTGGAAATCCCTGTCGACCGAACATGGCGTGATGCCTGAAGGCACCGTGGAATGGGGCACCCTGCGCCAGGCCTTCCTGGAGGGCCAGACCGCGATGATGTGGCATTCGACCGGCAACCTGACAGCGGTCAAGAACAACGCGAGCTTTGATTTCGGCGTGGCCGAGCTGCCCGCGAATGTGCGCAAGGGCTCGCCCACCGGCGGCGGCAACTTCTATGTGTTCAAGGACACCACCCCCGAGGAGAAAGCCGCAGCGCTGAAACTGATCGAGTTCATGACCTCGCCCGAGCAGGCCGCCACCTGGTCGATCAAGACCGGCTATATGGGCGTGTCCGCGGCGGCCTATGAAACCGAGGCGCTGAAAAGCTACACCGCCGAGTTTCCGCCCGCTCTGGTCGCGCGCAATCAGCTTGAAAACGCCGTGGCCGAGTTCTCGACCTTCGAGACCGCCCGCGTGCGCGAGGGGCTGAACAACGCCATCCAGGCGGCGCTGACCGGCTCGAAATCCGCCGCCGATGCGCTGGCCGAAGCACAGGCCGCCGCCCAGCGCCTGCTGCGCGACTACCAGTAA
- a CDS encoding carbohydrate ABC transporter permease — protein MSEHINLEKRRQAIYGWLLLSPAMILLTLFAFYPSIATLWSSLFSRGTRRKPSEFVGGENYADLFADPVFWKVVTNNLIYAAATIPISIAIALAMALWANSKIPARGFVRTAYFTPTVLPMIAAANLWLFFYTPGLGVLDQFFGLFGLPSINWLGQPETALWAVIIVTIWKEAGFFMIFYLAALQTIPEDLKEAADIEGASRWTYTRRIVLPLLMPTTLFIMVNALINSVKLIDHLFILTKGGPNDASKLILYYIWEMAFAFFDAPHAAAMTILVLVVLGVVAGIKFTILDKRTHYQ, from the coding sequence ATGTCAGAGCACATCAATCTCGAAAAGCGCAGACAGGCCATTTATGGCTGGCTCCTGCTGTCGCCGGCGATGATCCTGCTGACACTGTTCGCCTTCTATCCGTCCATCGCGACCCTTTGGTCGAGCCTGTTTTCCAGGGGCACCCGGCGCAAACCCTCCGAGTTCGTGGGGGGAGAGAATTACGCCGATCTGTTTGCCGATCCGGTGTTCTGGAAAGTGGTCACGAACAACCTGATCTATGCCGCGGCCACGATCCCCATCTCCATTGCCATCGCACTGGCCATGGCGCTCTGGGCCAACTCGAAAATCCCCGCGCGCGGCTTCGTGCGCACCGCCTATTTCACGCCCACTGTGCTGCCGATGATCGCGGCGGCCAATCTGTGGCTCTTTTTCTACACGCCGGGGCTGGGCGTGCTTGACCAGTTTTTCGGCCTCTTTGGCCTGCCCAGCATCAACTGGCTGGGTCAGCCGGAAACCGCACTCTGGGCCGTGATCATCGTGACGATCTGGAAAGAGGCCGGGTTCTTCATGATCTTCTATCTGGCCGCGCTTCAGACGATCCCGGAAGACCTGAAGGAAGCCGCCGATATCGAGGGCGCCAGCCGCTGGACCTATACAAGGCGGATCGTGCTGCCCTTGCTGATGCCGACAACGCTGTTCATCATGGTCAATGCGCTGATCAACTCGGTCAAGCTGATCGACCACCTGTTCATCCTGACCAAGGGCGGGCCCAATGACGCTTCCAAGCTGATCCTCTATTACATCTGGGAAATGGCCTTTGCCTTCTTCGACGCGCCCCATGCGGCGGCGATGACGATCCTGGTGCTGGTGGTGCTGGGTGTGGTCGCGGGCATCAAGTTCACCATTCTCGACAAGCGGACCCATTACCAATGA
- a CDS encoding carbohydrate ABC transporter permease — MRHIESIGALLLAVIWISPLVFAFWAAFHTTSDAVNFNLAAPWTLDNFRTAWVGAPWLKYFLNTFLLVTVILIGQFIVTTLAGFAFAQVRFPGRDFVFILVLMQLFILPEVLIVENYAMVSRLGLFDSILGVGMPYMASAFGIFLMRQAFKGVPMELHEAARVEGCGWFGILWRVYVPLARPTYLAYALVSVSTHWNNFLWPLIVTNSPDTRPLTVGLSIFGAPENGVDISVISAATMMSVAPLLIAFLVFQRQFVQAFLRAGIK; from the coding sequence ATGCGGCATATCGAAAGCATCGGCGCGCTGCTTCTGGCGGTGATCTGGATTTCGCCGCTGGTCTTTGCGTTCTGGGCGGCGTTTCACACCACGTCGGACGCGGTGAACTTCAACCTTGCAGCCCCCTGGACACTGGACAATTTCCGCACCGCCTGGGTCGGCGCGCCCTGGCTGAAGTATTTCCTCAACACCTTCCTTCTGGTGACGGTCATCCTGATCGGACAGTTCATCGTGACCACCTTGGCGGGCTTTGCCTTTGCGCAGGTGCGTTTTCCGGGGCGCGACTTTGTCTTCATCCTTGTGCTGATGCAGCTCTTCATCCTGCCTGAGGTGCTGATCGTGGAAAACTACGCCATGGTGTCGCGACTGGGCCTGTTCGACTCGATCCTCGGCGTGGGGATGCCCTATATGGCCTCGGCCTTTGGCATTTTCCTGATGCGGCAGGCCTTCAAGGGCGTGCCAATGGAGTTGCACGAGGCCGCGCGGGTGGAAGGGTGCGGCTGGTTCGGCATTCTCTGGCGGGTCTATGTGCCGCTCGCGCGTCCGACATATCTGGCCTATGCGCTGGTCTCGGTCTCGACCCATTGGAACAACTTTCTCTGGCCGCTCATCGTCACCAACTCGCCCGACACGCGGCCGCTGACGGTGGGGCTGTCGATCTTTGGCGCGCCCGAGAACGGCGTGGATATCTCGGTAATTTCGGCCGCGACGATGATGTCGGTGGCCCCGCTTCTGATCGCGTTCCTGGTGTTCCAGCGCCAGTTCGTCCAGGCCTTCCTGCGCGCCGGGATCAAGTGA
- a CDS encoding metallophosphoesterase: MARLLQLSDLHVVAPGQLCSGVLDTCALLRAAIDRLIAMRPALGALDGVLITGDVSDDGSPESYAFARAELDRLGLALLPLPGNHDNRAAFRAGFGDLEIMPEQGLIDWAADVADCRVIGLDTLVEGQGGGRLRAESLDFLAAELDMAGGRPVIVALHHPPLRTRIRFMDAIGLDNVPALEKVLERAPQDVTVLAGHVHRVHLGRVGRHSVMTAPSVCSAFALDLRAKAPVGFLKGPTGCAVIETGPGGTWSVLPLDQAEGPYPF, translated from the coding sequence ATGGCGCGGCTTCTCCAGCTCAGCGACCTGCATGTGGTGGCCCCGGGCCAGCTCTGTTCGGGTGTGCTGGACACATGCGCGCTGCTGCGGGCCGCGATTGACCGGCTGATTGCAATGCGGCCTGCGCTGGGGGCGCTCGATGGCGTGCTGATCACCGGCGATGTAAGCGATGACGGCTCGCCCGAAAGCTACGCTTTTGCCCGCGCCGAGCTGGACCGGCTCGGGCTTGCCCTGCTGCCGCTGCCGGGCAACCACGACAATCGCGCGGCCTTCCGCGCAGGGTTCGGCGATCTTGAGATCATGCCGGAACAGGGGCTGATCGACTGGGCGGCGGATGTGGCGGACTGCCGGGTGATCGGCCTCGACACGCTTGTCGAGGGACAGGGCGGCGGGCGCCTGCGCGCGGAAAGCCTTGATTTTCTGGCGGCCGAACTTGACATGGCGGGGGGGCGGCCCGTGATCGTGGCGCTGCATCATCCGCCCTTGCGCACGCGAATCCGCTTCATGGATGCGATCGGACTGGACAACGTCCCGGCTCTGGAAAAAGTGCTGGAGCGCGCGCCGCAGGACGTCACCGTGCTGGCCGGGCATGTGCACCGGGTGCATCTTGGGCGTGTCGGACGCCACAGCGTGATGACAGCACCTTCGGTCTGTTCGGCCTTTGCGCTGGATCTGCGCGCCAAGGCACCGGTGGGTTTTCTGAAAGGCCCGACAGGCTGTGCCGTGATCGAGACCGGGCCGGGAGGTACGTGGAGCGTTCTGCCGCTTGATCAGGCTGAAGGTCCATATCCGTTCTGA
- a CDS encoding PAS domain-containing protein, with the protein MTTADTDAHVSFAANEARFYLHELFFSRTDARGVIQYGNSVFQRVSDYSWQELIGAPHKIIRHPEMPRGAFWLMWDKIKKREPVGTYVQNRSKEGLFYWVYAIVTPMDEGYLSVRMKPTSDVFSLIKAEYAALLAREEEEQLTPERSAEVFIERLDALGFPDYESFMAHAARQESKARSKALKKPRDEAAFIFSTMTNALRTVRRTGEDIVRQFEAIRSTPLNMRIQAEQLGDQSAVLSVISMNYTTLSDEIYERIRVFLDSSDTALEKIRTGLFLSCTCSLQKELLAQFEREEPLDNGLSKEEEVERLQKQMSDYRLESDNALRSISNEAERFIFNCVCLKRILSGLNMTRVLSQIEVARIGNEAQSMKSIISQLVDFQANTRECLNLIERESMVIRQGVRQQIADARQETLAAS; encoded by the coding sequence ATGACCACTGCAGACACGGATGCCCACGTTTCCTTTGCCGCCAACGAAGCGCGGTTTTATCTTCACGAGTTGTTCTTTTCCCGTACCGATGCGCGCGGTGTGATCCAATACGGCAATTCGGTGTTTCAACGGGTCAGCGACTATAGCTGGCAGGAGTTGATCGGGGCACCGCACAAGATCATCCGGCACCCTGAAATGCCGCGCGGGGCCTTCTGGCTCATGTGGGACAAGATCAAGAAGCGTGAGCCGGTGGGCACCTATGTGCAAAACCGCAGCAAGGAGGGGTTGTTCTACTGGGTTTACGCGATCGTCACCCCGATGGATGAGGGCTATCTTTCGGTGCGGATGAAGCCTACCAGCGACGTGTTCTCGCTTATCAAGGCCGAATATGCCGCCCTGCTCGCGCGCGAAGAAGAAGAGCAGTTGACCCCGGAAAGGAGCGCTGAGGTGTTCATTGAGCGGCTGGACGCGCTCGGCTTTCCTGATTACGAAAGCTTCATGGCGCATGCCGCGCGTCAGGAAAGCAAGGCGCGCAGCAAGGCGCTGAAAAAGCCGCGGGACGAGGCCGCTTTCATCTTCAGCACCATGACCAATGCCCTGCGCACCGTAAGGCGCACCGGCGAGGATATCGTCAGACAGTTCGAGGCGATCCGCTCCACCCCGCTCAACATGCGTATCCAGGCCGAGCAATTGGGCGATCAGTCGGCGGTGCTGAGTGTGATCTCGATGAATTATACAACCCTGTCAGATGAAATTTACGAACGCATCCGTGTTTTCCTCGACAGTTCCGACACCGCGCTTGAAAAGATCAGGACGGGCCTGTTCCTGAGCTGTACCTGCAGTCTGCAAAAGGAACTCTTGGCGCAGTTCGAGCGGGAAGAGCCGCTTGATAACGGCCTCTCGAAGGAAGAAGAAGTCGAACGCCTGCAAAAACAAATGTCGGATTACAGGCTTGAATCCGACAACGCCCTGCGCAGCATCTCCAATGAGGCGGAGCGGTTCATTTTCAACTGCGTCTGTCTCAAACGTATCCTGTCGGGGCTGAACATGACGCGCGTTCTGTCACAGATCGAGGTCGCACGGATCGGAAACGAGGCGCAGAGCATGAAATCCATCATCTCGCAGTTGGTTGACTTTCAGGCCAACACGCGCGAATGCCTCAACCTGATCGAGCGCGAAAGCATGGTCATCCGCCAAGGGGTGCGCCAACAGATTGCTGACGCCAGACAAGAGACTCTGGCGGCGTCCTGA